One Trichosurus vulpecula isolate mTriVul1 chromosome 7, mTriVul1.pri, whole genome shotgun sequence genomic region harbors:
- the NELFE gene encoding negative elongation factor E, with translation MLVLPPGLSEEEEALQKKFSKLKKKKKALLALKKQSNSSTASQGGVKRSLSEQPVVDTATATEQAKQLVKSGAISAIKAETKNSGFKRSRTLEGKLKDPEKGPAPTFQPFQRSISADDDLQESSRRPQRKSLYESFVSSSDRLRELGPDGEESEGPGSGDGPPRSFDWGYEERSGPPSSASPPRSRSRDRSHDRNRDRDRDRDRDRDRDKDRDRDRERDRDRDRDRDRDRDRDRDRDRDRDRDRDRDRDRERDREGPFRRSDSFPEYRGPRKGNTLYVSGTDMTPTLLRGAFSPFGNIIDLSMDPPRNCAFVTYEKMESADQAIAELNGTKVESVQLKVSIARKQPMLDAATGNSVWGSLAVQSSPKGCHRDKRTQIVYNDDVYKENLVDGF, from the exons aTGTTggtgctgcccccagggctgagTGAGGAAGAAGAGGCATTGCAGAAGAAATTCAGCAAACTCAAGAAAAAG aAAAAAGCATTATTGGCTCTTAAGAAGCAGAGTAATAGTAGCACAGCCAGCCAGGGGGGCGTCAAACGCT CTCTATCAGAGCAACCCGTGGTAGACACAGCCACAGCAACAGAGCAGGCTAAACAGCTGGTAAAGTCAGGAGCCATCAGTGCCATTAAAGCTGAGACCAAGAATTCAGGCTTCAAGCGGTCACGGACTCTAGAGGGGAAATTGAAG GACCCAGAGAAGGGCCCAGCCCCTACTTTTCAACCATTTCAGCGAAGCATCTCAGCTGATGATGACTTGCAGGAG TCATCCAGACGTCCCCAGAGGAAATCTCTGTATGAGAG CTTTGTTTCATCCAGTGATCGGCTTCGGGAACTAGGACCAGATGGGGAGGAATCAGAAGGTCCAGGGAGTGGTGATGGCCCTCCCCGAAGCTTTGACTGGGGCTATGAGGAACGAAGTGGTCCCCCTTCTTCAGCCTCCCCACCCCGAAGCCGAAGTCGAGATCGCAGCCATGATAGAAACCGGGATCGGGATAGGGACCGGGATCGAGACCGGGATCGGGACAAGGACCGAGACCGGGACAGAGAACGTGATCGAGACCGGGACAGGGATCGAGACAGGGACAGGGACCGAGACCGGGATCGTGACAGGGACCGAGATCGGGACAGGGATCGGGACAGGGACCGAGAGCGGGATCGAGAGGGTCCTTTCCGAA GATCTGATTCATTCCCTGAGTACCGAGGTCCACGTAAGGGGAACACACTGTATGTATCTGGAACAGATATGACACCCACCCTCCTTCGTGGAGCCTTCTCACCCTTTGGGAACATCATTGACCTTTCCATGGACCCACCCCGAAA CTGTGCCTTTGTCACCTATGAGAAGATGGAATCAGCAGATCAGGCGATAGCCGag CTCAACGGGACCAAGGTAGAATCTGTGCAGCTCAAGGTTAGCATTGCTCGTAAGCAGCCCATGCTAGACGCTGCCACTGGCAA